TCTTCTTCTTTCCCTTCGGGCAGAATGGTATCGCCGTCATCATTCCTTTTGCCTGGGCCATCCTTTGTTTGAATGCTTATTATGTGTCGAATCAAATCCTTGGATGGCGTAATCACTGGGCTGCTTGCATCCTTGCCGGGATCATGACCATGCTTACAGATATTAATCTTGAGCCTGTCGCCTGGTATATGAGGGGATTTGACCAAGCTTACTGGCGTTGGTATACGGATGGCCAGTTCACGCAAATTGCCCAGACGATCCCCATCAAAAACTATATTTCGTGGTTCATTCTGACGGTCATTTTCCTCAGACTGTGCCCCCTCAAACGTGAGTATCCCGAAAAAACAAATTGGAAGCCCTTTATCATCCTGCTCGCATTCAATCTCCTCTTCATAGCCCATAGGATTCACTACACCTACCTCCAAGAGGAACCAAAGGCACCTAAGGAAATCGAGTTTTCCTCGGGTCGTGATTTAACCCAATGGACGGTATGTGCGACCCTTCCATTTCACTCCCCCGAGAAAACTCGTTTGTATCCATGAATTCATAGCGATCACCAGAGCCAATACCTGGCCAAAAGGATGGGCGAGGGCCCAGACGACAGATTGCCTGTACCTGAGTGAAAAAATCAGGCGGATCAGATAAATCAGCGCAATTTGCAGGACGAGCAGTGTCCCGATCGGGGTTCCGATAAAATCCCACCCATGTCGCGTCATCATGATCAATAAAAGCAGGAATGGCATGACAAAAACGGCGAGCTGGAGAAATCCAAAAAAAAGGAAAGCTCCCACACTCTTCTCAAAAGCGGCCCTCAGATTTTTTGTAAATCCCTCCCAAAGATCTAAGAACCGGTGATACATTCGGCAGGAAACGAGGTCAGTACCATCTGCATTTACCAATCTCCTACCCGCTCTCAAACATGCCCTGGCCAAAGCCACATCTTCGACAAGATGGTTCTTTACCGTCTCATGGCCGCCTAGTTCAAAATAATCTTTTCTCCGGTAAAAAATAAATTGTCCATTGGCGGCACCTAGCCCGGCATTTCGCACACGGTTGACCAACGCATGGGGAAGAAAAACTAAAAGGAGTAGATAAACAAATGGAATAATCAATTTCTCACTCCAAGTCCCCGCAACTTGCATAGGCCAGAGGCTCATCAAAGCGGCATCGGTATCCTGCGCATGTTTTAAAGCAGTCGAGAGACAGAGCGGATGAAAAACCGTATCAGCATCAGTAAAGAGTAAATATTCCCCCGTAGCTTGTGATGAGAGCTGATGACAGGCCCAACATTTTCCTACCCATCCCTCGGGTAATTTCTCCCCCGCAATCACTTTTAACTGGGGTAAATCCTTTGCCCACGATTGCAAAATAAAGGCTGTGTCATCTTCGGAACGGTCATTAAGGACAATGACCTCAAAGTCCGGATAATCCTGGAGGCTTAATGAGCGTAACAAATTGCCTATACGCAAGGACTCGTTGCGGGCAGGGATACAAACCGAGATTTTAGGACAGTTTCCATTCAGTTCACCTTGGGGAGAATTCACTGGACGCCGGAAAAAAATGAAATTCACGAGCAAATTGCCCAATAGCATGAGCAAAGCCACAAATGTCAGCAAAATGTACCCGTAAAATATCCAATCCTTGATACTCATGAGTTCCGTGGATTAAAGTGTTTACCGCTGAGCAGGCAGACAAAGCGTTCCCACTGCTTATTCATCGAGAGTCCCCCCTCCATCAATGTTTCATAACCATCAAAATCTTGTTTTTGAATATCTTGAGAGGTTTCATCCATGAGCCTCTCCAAAGTCGAAGCTCCGTGGGCGCTGTCAACATCAGGAGAGACCCGGGCAATATTCAAGAATAACTGGGGTCGGCTTTCCCAAAGATGTTCATACCGGATCGCCAGCGCGTAAAGTGCGGTATCCGGGGATTTTTTAATGATCCAATCCAGACCGGGCTTGAATTCCAGCGGGCGAACCCCATAGGGCACATGGCGGCCTTGGGGAAAAATAAAAATAACCGACCTTTGGTTGAGTAAGTCCAAAGCAGTTTTTAGTCCTCCGGCGGCCGTGCGGGGGGAAGTCAGATTGATTCCAAAAACACCGACATGTTTTAGAAAAGCAGCGGTTTTCAGGTTTTTTTCTTCCATCATCCCGTAGGCGGGTAATCTGAAAGTCCGTTTCAAGAAAACACAGGTGAAGGTATCCCACCAGCCAGAATGATTCGCACAGATGATTGCCGGTCCGTGCAATTTGCGTAACTCTCCCGCCCCTCGTAAGTGAATGGAGAAAAAATGTTTCCTCATTGACCGCCGGATCCAGAACCAAAGGAAATCTTCCACCGGTTTCATTTCATTCCCCCTTGTGACTGCCGCCATCTCCACCAGGATTTGAGCAGTAAGAACAATTTGCGCACGCCCGAGGTATGAACCCGACCTGCGTAGATATTATAATCCACTTTCTCGATCTCATCGAGAATCCCGGAGTAAACCGTGGACATAATCCAGACAGTCAATTGAGAACCATCATTGGCGAGTTTCAGGATACCGGGCTCGGCACTCCTGTAATATTCCCTAGTCCTACCAATCTGGAATTTCATCATGCTGATAAAATCATCATTGATCATGCCTTGGGCGATTTGCTCCTCGGAGTAGGCAAATTCCGAGAGTTCGGACGCCGGGAGATAAATCCGGTTATTGAGGTAGTCCTCATGGATATCACGCAGGATATTAGTCAATTGCATCGCCACCCCCATTTCGATCGCCTGTTTTTGGGCGGCTGGGTCAGAAAGCTCGAAAATCTTTGACATCATTAACCCGACAACTGAAGCCACATAATAACAATATT
This genomic window from Verrucomicrobiota bacterium contains:
- a CDS encoding carotenoid biosynthesis protein, whose protein sequence is MSDKKSILQKINLFFWGFFIIWVCVGFLTALAGMKMPRWMYWADAWTMVLATIITYFWMSELYGITKTRISFIIILVCSGVIEYIGTNTGWPFGFFKYTDRFSSLFFFPFGQNGIAVIIPFAWAILCLNAYYVSNQILGWRNHWAACILAGIMTMLTDINLEPVAWYMRGFDQAYWRWYTDGQFTQIAQTIPIKNYISWFILTVIFLRLCPLKREYPEKTNWKPFIILLAFNLLFIAHRIHYTYLQEEPKAPKEIEFSSGRDLTQWTVCATLPFHSPEKTRLYP
- a CDS encoding glycosyltransferase; this encodes MSIKDWIFYGYILLTFVALLMLLGNLLVNFIFFRRPVNSPQGELNGNCPKISVCIPARNESLRIGNLLRSLSLQDYPDFEVIVLNDRSEDDTAFILQSWAKDLPQLKVIAGEKLPEGWVGKCWACHQLSSQATGEYLLFTDADTVFHPLCLSTALKHAQDTDAALMSLWPMQVAGTWSEKLIIPFVYLLLLVFLPHALVNRVRNAGLGAANGQFIFYRRKDYFELGGHETVKNHLVEDVALARACLRAGRRLVNADGTDLVSCRMYHRFLDLWEGFTKNLRAAFEKSVGAFLFFGFLQLAVFVMPFLLLLIMMTRHGWDFIGTPIGTLLVLQIALIYLIRLIFSLRYRQSVVWALAHPFGQVLALVIAMNSWIQTSFLGGVKWKGRTYRPLG
- a CDS encoding lysophospholipid acyltransferase family protein, coding for MKPVEDFLWFWIRRSMRKHFFSIHLRGAGELRKLHGPAIICANHSGWWDTFTCVFLKRTFRLPAYGMMEEKNLKTAAFLKHVGVFGINLTSPRTAAGGLKTALDLLNQRSVIFIFPQGRHVPYGVRPLEFKPGLDWIIKKSPDTALYALAIRYEHLWESRPQLFLNIARVSPDVDSAHGASTLERLMDETSQDIQKQDFDGYETLMEGGLSMNKQWERFVCLLSGKHFNPRNS
- a CDS encoding phytoene/squalene synthase family protein encodes the protein MQLTGQELSLIKSSPINGANSPDDFVKSFEVARELTRKHAKSFYFSSIALPERKKRAAYAVYAFCRYADDLIDKAVEEKKDLSGAEASLSNLLDELYAGTAQIPWAPAFWLTVEQFCIPKVYFSDLMKGVLLDRGPVRIKDWEELHQYCYYVASVVGLMMSKIFELSDPAAQKQAIEMGVAMQLTNILRDIHEDYLNNRIYLPASELSEFAYSEEQIAQGMINDDFISMMKFQIGRTREYYRSAEPGILKLANDGSQLTVWIMSTVYSGILDEIEKVDYNIYAGRVHTSGVRKLFLLLKSWWRWRQSQGGMK